In Labrus bergylta chromosome 6, fLabBer1.1, whole genome shotgun sequence, the following proteins share a genomic window:
- the wwc3 gene encoding protein WWC3 isoform X1, with translation MPWVSGGKRRESSELPLPAGWEEARDYDGRVFFIDHNTRQTSWIDPRDRITKPLTFADCVGDELPLGWEEVYDQQVGVYYIDHINKTTQIENPRTQWRQEQERMLKEYLVVAQEALKAKKEMYLIKQQRLELAQQEMLLFHELSEDNRSITSTLSGSSSNAKYDPDQIKVEIACRRERLSRLKQELAQVKQELQYKEMGVETLQEIDRKMSCSQTNYKLDEAQAIFTELRSIKKAISTGEKERQDLIQSLVKLTVNFKSSLSIGDSSSEAVNSSGPAGDSCSLQQYCDTGCQTDIMGEYGSQDSSHLVDKVKVNWQYEEAKKKVQSIQHQLAQLDSESWSGRAEADRDRDFMQLLREKEALLQEIILVSKQQHSPETLLQLEEERCRLEEEVQRAHISQSQGANQRILQQEKRNVLLRQLEEATRITTYLHTQLKSLSASSLTVSSSSSRGSLASSRGSLASSRGSLSSISFSDIYGVPQYERHDGSGELLDPHLRYLLPPEAVSRDCSMFTPDHLIQSKPKRSHDTPQSLASLSSRSSLSSLSPPSSPMDTPYHSAPQDCPLTQMTEEYMEQAGRGLLEGLRAQSQPLSHSAMLSIEDAVGHRDSTAQGAFTSTGVTLRGNSANRSGRRARRVSAGVSEDALATDSGVFEAWGRRAEESDEMSYMKELTSVSEPTQIQLGLLWESSSQSLRLHLLQLKSLNRSIVRDGYKVYVKVHLIPLDAGRACAFYCCTALEPQSHMSFNEGFCIPVPPNALAVCALQLSVCSLGPQAQEEVLGTAQLSLAECEGSVEMVYHWLRVQVLSGTELPRPEQKSFSHRRQQDSQEDEQRPRATDTVCMLLSRTTNTSTHLEEREAEVEKRDEPVEVASERSWQAESVDSGCSNSTAFTAACSEGLCAEGICNTTGGRCDQTTSKMCTVKVEKATMTEGLFPEPVRVRAKERGGRWGHASPFMRGSTIVRSQTFSPGARSQYVCRLYRSDSDSSTLPKKTPFVRNTLERRTLRYKQQQSYRSSLAEQPTRTSLDLELDLQACRTRQRQLMEELSALRELKLRLEEPQVREDTELPHWALRDERFRCLLREAQRQAGQSKQEQRQEEAAERRLRKASKEVLKMRGQSQKEPLPVQTFREKMAFFTRPRFNIPPLPADDV, from the exons ATGCCGTGGGTCAGCGGCGGAAAGCGGAGAGAGAGCTCGGAGCTGCCGCTGCCCGCGGGCTGGGAGGAAGCCCGAGATTACGATGGCAGAGTGTTTTTTATCGACCACAACACCCGGCAAACTTCATGGATTGACCCCAGAGATAG gataACCAAACCACTGACGTTTGCCGACTGTGTTGGAGATGAACTTCCTCTCGGTTGGGAGGAAGTTTACGACCAGCAAGTGGGAGTTTACTACATCGACCACATCAACA AGACCACCCAGATCGAGAACCCGCGGACTCAATGGCGACAGGAGCAGGAACGCATGCTGAAGGAGTACCTTGTTGTGGCCCAGGAGGCCCTCAAAGCCAAGAAGGAGATGTACCTAATCAAGCAGCAGCGACTGGAGCTGGCTCAGCAGGAAATGTTGCTCTTCCACGAGCTCTCTGAGGACAACCGCTCCATCACCAGCA CTCTCTCCGGCTCGTCTTCAAACGCGAAATACGACCCCGACCAAATTAAAGTGGAAATAGCTTGTAGAAGAGAACGG CTCTCCAGACTGAAGCAGGAGCTGGCCCAGGTGAAGCAGGAGCTGCAGTACAAGGAAATGGGAgtggagaccctgcagga GATTGACAGGAAGATGTCCTGCAGTCAGACTAACTACAAGCTGGACGAGGCGCAGGCCATCTTCACCGAGCTGCGGAGCATCAAGAAGGCCATCAGCACAGGCGAGAAGGAGAGGCAGGACCTCATCCAG AGTCTGGTGAAGCTGACGGTGAACTTCAAGAGCAGTTTGTCCATTGGTGACTCGTCCAGTGAGGCTGTGAACAGCTCTGGGCCCGCGGGTGACTCGTGCAGTCTGCAGCAGTACTGTGACACCGGCTGTCAGACTGACATCATGGGAGAG TATGGATCCCAGGATTCCTCCCATTTAGTGGACAAGGTGAAAGTCAACTGGCAGTACGAGGAAGCCAAGAAAAA GGTGCAGAGTATCCAGCACCAGCTCGCACAGCTGGACAGTGAGAGCTGGTCTGGGCGGGCCGAAgcggacagagacagagacttcATGCAGCTCCTGCGTGAGAAGGAGGCCCTCCTGCAGGAGATCATCCTGGTCAGCAAACAGCAGCATTCTCCAGAGAcgctgctgcagctggaggaggagcgctgcaggctggaggaggaggtgcagagaGCCCACATCTCCCAGAGCCAGGGAGCCAATCAGAG AATCCTGCAGCAGGAGAAGAGGAATGTCTTGCTGAGGCAGCTGGAGGAGGCTACACGCATCACCACCTACCTTCACACCCAGCTGAAGAG CCTGTCGGCAAGCTCTCTGACGGTGTCCTCCAGCAGCAGTCGCGGCTCTCTGGCCTCCAGCCGAGGCTCTCTGGCGTCTAGCCGAGGCTCCCTCAGCTCCATCAGCTTCAGCGACATCTACGGCGTCCCCCAGTACGAGCGCCACGACGGGTCTGGGGAGCTGCTTGACCCCCATCTACGCTACCTGCTGCCTCCTGAGGCCGTGTCGAGAGACTGCTCCATGTTCACTCCTGACCACCTGATCCAGAGTAAACCCAAACGCTCTCATGACACCCCGCAATCCCTCGCCTCGCTCTCCTCCCGCTCCTCGCTTTCTTCTCTTTCGCCGCCGAGCTCTCCGATGGACACGCCCTACCACTCGGCCCCTCAGGATTGCCCTCTCACCCAGATGACAGAGGAGTACATGGAGCAGGCGGGTCGCGGGCTGTTAGAGGGTCTGCGCGCTCAGTCCCAGCCGCTGTCACACAGCGCCATGTTGAGCATTGAGGACGCTGTGGGTCACAGAGACAGCACTGCTCAGGGGGCTTTCACCTCCACAG gagTGACTCTGAGGGGAAACAGTGCCAACAGAAGCGGCAGGAGAGCCAGGAGGGTCTCTGCAGGCGTTTCCGAGGACGCTCTGGCCACTGACAGCGGTGTATTCGAGGCCTGGGGCAGAAG GGCCGAGGAGTCTGATGAGATGTCGTACATGAAAGAGCTGACGTCTGTTAGCGAGCCCACCCAGATCCAACTGGGACTGCT GTGGGAGTCCAGTTCTCAGTCTCTCCGTCTGCATCTGCTGCAGCTCAAGAGTCTGAACAGGTCCATCGTGAGAGACGGTTATAAAGT GTATGTGAAGGTGCACTTGATTCCGCTGGATGCCGGCAGGGCCTGTGCGTTTTACTGTTGTACGGCTCTGGAGCCACAGTCTCATATGAGCTTCAACGAAGGCTTCTGCATTCCTGTCCCTCCAAACGCCCTGGCGGTGTGTGCACTGCAGCTGTCCGTCTGTTCGCTGGGACCTCAGGCTCAGGAGGAAGTGCTG gGTACGGCCCAACTGAGCCTGGCTGAGTGTGAGGGGAGTGTAGAAATGGTTTATCACTGGCTGAGGGTTCAGGTGCTGAGCGGAACCGAGCTACCCCGACCTGAACAGAAGAGCTTCAGTCACCGCAGACAGCAAGACAGCCAAGAGGACGAGCAACGGCCCAGAGCTACA GACACTGTATGCATGCTGCTGTCACGCACCACCAACACATCCACCCACCTGGAGGAGCGAGAGGCCGAGGTGGAGAAGAGAGATGAGCCTGTGGAGGTGGCGTCTGAGAG gagTTGGCAGGCGGAGTCAGTGGACAGCGGTTGCAGTAACAGCACAGCGTTCACAGCTGCATGCTCAGAGGGCCTGTGTGCAGAGGGCATCTGCAACACCACCGGGGGGCGCTGTGATCAGACAACAAGCAAAATGTGTACAGTTAAG GTGGAGAAGGCCACCATGACCGAGGGTCTGTTCCCAGAACCGGTGCGGGTCCGCGCCAAAGAGAGGGGGGGTCGCTGGGGTCACGCCTCGCCCTTCATGCGAGGTAGCACCATCGTTCGCTCTCAGACTTTCTCACCTGGAGCTCGCAGTCAGTATGTCTGCAGG TTGTACCGCAGTGACAGTGACAGCTCAACTCTACCAAAGAAAACTCCCTTTGTCAGGAACACGTTGGAAAGAAGAACGCTGCGGTATAAACAG CAGCAGTCTTACCGCTCCTCCCTGGCCGAGCAGCCGACACGTACGTCGCTGGACCTGGAGCTGGATCTCCAGGCCTGCAGGACGCGTCAGAGGCAgctgatggaggagctgagcgCCCTGCGGGAGCTGAAGCTGCGACTGGAGGAGCCGCAGGTCAGAGAGGACACAGAGCTCCCCCACTGGGCCCTCAGGGACGAGCGCTTCCGCTGCCTGCTCAGAGAGGCCCAGAGACAG GCCGGTCAAAGCAAGCAGGAGCAGCGTCAGGAGGAGGCGGCAGAGAGGAGGCTGAGGAAGGCCTCCAAAGAAGTTCTGAAGATGAGGGGGCAGAGCCAGAAGGAGCCGCTGCCGGTGCAGACATTCAG AGAGAAGATGGCTTTTTTCACAAGACCAAGGTTCAACATACCTCCTCTGCCGGCTGACGACGTATGA
- the wwc3 gene encoding protein WWC3 isoform X2: MPWVSGGKRRESSELPLPAGWEEARDYDGRVFFIDHNTRQTSWIDPRDRITKPLTFADCVGDELPLGWEEVYDQQVGVYYIDHINKTTQIENPRTQWRQEQERMLKEYLVVAQEALKAKKEMYLIKQQRLELAQQEMLLFHELSEDNRSITSTLSGSSSNAKYDPDQIKVEIACRRERLSRLKQELAQVKQELQYKEMGVETLQEIDRKMSCSQTNYKLDEAQAIFTELRSIKKAISTGEKERQDLIQSLVKLTVNFKSSLSIGDSSSEAVNSSGPAGDSCSLQQYCDTGCQTDIMGEYGSQDSSHLVDKVKVNWQYEEAKKKVQSIQHQLAQLDSESWSGRAEADRDRDFMQLLREKEALLQEIILVSKQQHSPETLLQLEEERCRLEEEVQRAHISQSQGANQRILQQEKRNVLLRQLEEATRITTYLHTQLKSLSASSLTVSSSSSRGSLASSRGSLASSRGSLSSISFSDIYGVPQYERHDGSGELLDPHLRYLLPPEAVSRDCSMFTPDHLIQSKPKRSHDTPQSLASLSSRSSLSSLSPPSSPMDTPYHSAPQDCPLTQMTEEYMEQAGRGLLEGLRAQSQPLSHSAMLSIEDAVGHRDSTAQGAFTSTGVTLRGNSANRSGRRARRVSAGVSEDALATDSGVFEAWGRRAEESDEMSYMKELTSVSEPTQIQLGLLWESSSQSLRLHLLQLKSLNRSIVRDGYKVYVKVHLIPLDAGRACAFYCCTALEPQSHMSFNEGFCIPVPPNALAVCALQLSVCSLGPQAQEEVLGTAQLSLAECEGSVEMVYHWLRVQVLSGTELPRPEQKSFSHRRQQDSQEDEQRPRATDTVCMLLSRTTNTSTHLEEREAEVEKRDEPVEVASERSWQAESVDSGCSNSTAFTAACSEGLCAEGICNTTGGRCDQTTSKMCTVKVEKATMTEGLFPEPVRVRAKERGGRWGHASPFMRGSTIVRSQTFSPGARSQYVCRLYRSDSDSSTLPKKTPFVRNTLERRTLRYKQQSYRSSLAEQPTRTSLDLELDLQACRTRQRQLMEELSALRELKLRLEEPQVREDTELPHWALRDERFRCLLREAQRQAGQSKQEQRQEEAAERRLRKASKEVLKMRGQSQKEPLPVQTFREKMAFFTRPRFNIPPLPADDV, translated from the exons ATGCCGTGGGTCAGCGGCGGAAAGCGGAGAGAGAGCTCGGAGCTGCCGCTGCCCGCGGGCTGGGAGGAAGCCCGAGATTACGATGGCAGAGTGTTTTTTATCGACCACAACACCCGGCAAACTTCATGGATTGACCCCAGAGATAG gataACCAAACCACTGACGTTTGCCGACTGTGTTGGAGATGAACTTCCTCTCGGTTGGGAGGAAGTTTACGACCAGCAAGTGGGAGTTTACTACATCGACCACATCAACA AGACCACCCAGATCGAGAACCCGCGGACTCAATGGCGACAGGAGCAGGAACGCATGCTGAAGGAGTACCTTGTTGTGGCCCAGGAGGCCCTCAAAGCCAAGAAGGAGATGTACCTAATCAAGCAGCAGCGACTGGAGCTGGCTCAGCAGGAAATGTTGCTCTTCCACGAGCTCTCTGAGGACAACCGCTCCATCACCAGCA CTCTCTCCGGCTCGTCTTCAAACGCGAAATACGACCCCGACCAAATTAAAGTGGAAATAGCTTGTAGAAGAGAACGG CTCTCCAGACTGAAGCAGGAGCTGGCCCAGGTGAAGCAGGAGCTGCAGTACAAGGAAATGGGAgtggagaccctgcagga GATTGACAGGAAGATGTCCTGCAGTCAGACTAACTACAAGCTGGACGAGGCGCAGGCCATCTTCACCGAGCTGCGGAGCATCAAGAAGGCCATCAGCACAGGCGAGAAGGAGAGGCAGGACCTCATCCAG AGTCTGGTGAAGCTGACGGTGAACTTCAAGAGCAGTTTGTCCATTGGTGACTCGTCCAGTGAGGCTGTGAACAGCTCTGGGCCCGCGGGTGACTCGTGCAGTCTGCAGCAGTACTGTGACACCGGCTGTCAGACTGACATCATGGGAGAG TATGGATCCCAGGATTCCTCCCATTTAGTGGACAAGGTGAAAGTCAACTGGCAGTACGAGGAAGCCAAGAAAAA GGTGCAGAGTATCCAGCACCAGCTCGCACAGCTGGACAGTGAGAGCTGGTCTGGGCGGGCCGAAgcggacagagacagagacttcATGCAGCTCCTGCGTGAGAAGGAGGCCCTCCTGCAGGAGATCATCCTGGTCAGCAAACAGCAGCATTCTCCAGAGAcgctgctgcagctggaggaggagcgctgcaggctggaggaggaggtgcagagaGCCCACATCTCCCAGAGCCAGGGAGCCAATCAGAG AATCCTGCAGCAGGAGAAGAGGAATGTCTTGCTGAGGCAGCTGGAGGAGGCTACACGCATCACCACCTACCTTCACACCCAGCTGAAGAG CCTGTCGGCAAGCTCTCTGACGGTGTCCTCCAGCAGCAGTCGCGGCTCTCTGGCCTCCAGCCGAGGCTCTCTGGCGTCTAGCCGAGGCTCCCTCAGCTCCATCAGCTTCAGCGACATCTACGGCGTCCCCCAGTACGAGCGCCACGACGGGTCTGGGGAGCTGCTTGACCCCCATCTACGCTACCTGCTGCCTCCTGAGGCCGTGTCGAGAGACTGCTCCATGTTCACTCCTGACCACCTGATCCAGAGTAAACCCAAACGCTCTCATGACACCCCGCAATCCCTCGCCTCGCTCTCCTCCCGCTCCTCGCTTTCTTCTCTTTCGCCGCCGAGCTCTCCGATGGACACGCCCTACCACTCGGCCCCTCAGGATTGCCCTCTCACCCAGATGACAGAGGAGTACATGGAGCAGGCGGGTCGCGGGCTGTTAGAGGGTCTGCGCGCTCAGTCCCAGCCGCTGTCACACAGCGCCATGTTGAGCATTGAGGACGCTGTGGGTCACAGAGACAGCACTGCTCAGGGGGCTTTCACCTCCACAG gagTGACTCTGAGGGGAAACAGTGCCAACAGAAGCGGCAGGAGAGCCAGGAGGGTCTCTGCAGGCGTTTCCGAGGACGCTCTGGCCACTGACAGCGGTGTATTCGAGGCCTGGGGCAGAAG GGCCGAGGAGTCTGATGAGATGTCGTACATGAAAGAGCTGACGTCTGTTAGCGAGCCCACCCAGATCCAACTGGGACTGCT GTGGGAGTCCAGTTCTCAGTCTCTCCGTCTGCATCTGCTGCAGCTCAAGAGTCTGAACAGGTCCATCGTGAGAGACGGTTATAAAGT GTATGTGAAGGTGCACTTGATTCCGCTGGATGCCGGCAGGGCCTGTGCGTTTTACTGTTGTACGGCTCTGGAGCCACAGTCTCATATGAGCTTCAACGAAGGCTTCTGCATTCCTGTCCCTCCAAACGCCCTGGCGGTGTGTGCACTGCAGCTGTCCGTCTGTTCGCTGGGACCTCAGGCTCAGGAGGAAGTGCTG gGTACGGCCCAACTGAGCCTGGCTGAGTGTGAGGGGAGTGTAGAAATGGTTTATCACTGGCTGAGGGTTCAGGTGCTGAGCGGAACCGAGCTACCCCGACCTGAACAGAAGAGCTTCAGTCACCGCAGACAGCAAGACAGCCAAGAGGACGAGCAACGGCCCAGAGCTACA GACACTGTATGCATGCTGCTGTCACGCACCACCAACACATCCACCCACCTGGAGGAGCGAGAGGCCGAGGTGGAGAAGAGAGATGAGCCTGTGGAGGTGGCGTCTGAGAG gagTTGGCAGGCGGAGTCAGTGGACAGCGGTTGCAGTAACAGCACAGCGTTCACAGCTGCATGCTCAGAGGGCCTGTGTGCAGAGGGCATCTGCAACACCACCGGGGGGCGCTGTGATCAGACAACAAGCAAAATGTGTACAGTTAAG GTGGAGAAGGCCACCATGACCGAGGGTCTGTTCCCAGAACCGGTGCGGGTCCGCGCCAAAGAGAGGGGGGGTCGCTGGGGTCACGCCTCGCCCTTCATGCGAGGTAGCACCATCGTTCGCTCTCAGACTTTCTCACCTGGAGCTCGCAGTCAGTATGTCTGCAGG TTGTACCGCAGTGACAGTGACAGCTCAACTCTACCAAAGAAAACTCCCTTTGTCAGGAACACGTTGGAAAGAAGAACGCTGCGGTATAAACAG CAGTCTTACCGCTCCTCCCTGGCCGAGCAGCCGACACGTACGTCGCTGGACCTGGAGCTGGATCTCCAGGCCTGCAGGACGCGTCAGAGGCAgctgatggaggagctgagcgCCCTGCGGGAGCTGAAGCTGCGACTGGAGGAGCCGCAGGTCAGAGAGGACACAGAGCTCCCCCACTGGGCCCTCAGGGACGAGCGCTTCCGCTGCCTGCTCAGAGAGGCCCAGAGACAG GCCGGTCAAAGCAAGCAGGAGCAGCGTCAGGAGGAGGCGGCAGAGAGGAGGCTGAGGAAGGCCTCCAAAGAAGTTCTGAAGATGAGGGGGCAGAGCCAGAAGGAGCCGCTGCCGGTGCAGACATTCAG AGAGAAGATGGCTTTTTTCACAAGACCAAGGTTCAACATACCTCCTCTGCCGGCTGACGACGTATGA